Within the Ensifer adhaerens genome, the region GCATGCTGAGCCCGCCGACGTCACCAGTTCACTTTGGCGATCCTATCGATCTCGGGTCTTTCTGCCGCTTCAGCACAGCCAAAGAGCGTCAGTACGGTTCGCGTCGGCATTCAGAGCCAATATCAGATCACAACCTGTTCCCCAAGCTCAACGACCCGGTTCGGTGGGAGGCTGAAGTAGTCCGCCGGATCAATCGCCGCCGATGCCATGGCGATGTAGAGCTTGTCTTGCCACCCCGGCAGGCCGGAGTTCGGGTCCGCAATTAACTTACGACGACCCAGAAAGAAGGAAGTCGACATGATCTCGAACTTGAAACCGGCCTTCTTACAGAGCGCTAGCGCCTTCGAGACGTTTTGAGTGTCCATGAAACCGAAGGTAAGTTCGATGCGGGTAAATCGCTCCGAAAGCCTGTTGATCACGAAGCGGTCCCTCTCGCGTACAAACGGAACTGAAGCAGTCTTGATGGTCAAAATCACATTGTGAGCATGCAGGACGCGGTTATGCTTGATATTGTGAAGAAGCACGCCCGGCGCCTTGTCGGGAACACTCGTGAGAAAGACGGCAGTGCCGGGCACTTGTGCTGGGGCGTGCTCGGAGTTTCGTTCGATCGCGGCAATGAAGCCTTCTAGCGGGATTTCGTTGCGCGTCGCTTTCTCCCTGAGGATCAACGTTCCTTTTCGCCAGGTCCACATCAGGATCATGATGGTCGTGGCGATCAGAATCGGCACGTACCCGCCGTCATGGATTTTCAGGAGGTTCGCGCACAGGAAAATGCTCTCAAGGACGAGAAGCGGCATAAGGAATGCCGCCGCCGAAAGTGTCGACCATCTCCACGCGTCCCGAACGAACTGGAACGATAAAAGCGTGGTCACCACCATCGCGCCGGTGACCGAAATCCCATAGGCGGTTGCCAGCGATTGTGAATCCCCGAAGGCGAAGATGAGTATCAATATGCCGACGAGCAGTACTGTGTTTACGTCGGGAACGTAGATCTGCCCGGTGCTGGTTTCCGACGTGAAACAGATCTCAAGCCGCGGCAGGAAGCCGAGGTGGATCGCCTGGCGGGCAAGTGAAAACGCACCAGTGATGACCGCTTGGCTCGCAATGATGGTGGCCGCGGTCGCCAAAATGACGACTGGCAGCAATGCCCATTCGGGAAACATGAGATAAAAGGGATCAGATGCCGCTGCCGGATGAGACAGGACCAAAGCGCCCTGGCCGAGGTAGTTCAACGCCAGCGAGGGAAACACGAGCGCAAACCAGGCAAACTGGATCGGCTGCCTGCCAAAATGGCCGAGATCGGCATAAAGAGCCTCAGCCCCCGTCACGGTCAAGAACACGGCACCCAGCACGATAAGCCCGACGAACCCTGCGTGGGTAATGAAGTAGACCGCATGGAGCGGATTGATGGCATTAAGGATGGTTGCGTCATCAGCGATATGAGCGAGACCGCCGGCACCCATGACGAGGAACCAGAGGACTGTGATCGGCCCGAAGAGGCTTGAGACCGCGGCGGTACCTCTTGACTGCACCAGAAACAGTGCCAGCAAAATCGTCGTCGATATTGCCAGGACGTAATCGCCGAGCGCTGGTGTTACCAGCTTCAGGCCCTCAACGGCGGAAAGCACCGAAAGCGCCGGGGTGATCATCGCGTCGCCGATGAAAAGGGCCGCTCCGATCAGTCCGGCAAAAAACAGCAACGACTTATGGCTCGTCGATTTTTTCATCAGTAAAGCAAGGAGGGATAACGTCCCTCCTTCGCCGTCATTGTCGGCTCGAAGCAGGAAAAGTACGTACTTGGCAGTGACGATCAGGGTCAGCGTCCAGATCATCAACGAAATCAGTCCGACGACTTCGTCATGACTGACACCATCATGGGCGAATGGTCGCAATGCTTCGCGGAAGGCGTAAAGCGGGCTGGTGCCGATGTCGCCGTATACAACGCCAATCGCTCCTAGAACGAGCGTGGCAAACCGCCTTCTGTCCACTGCCCCTGAGGTGGTCTCACTCAACGACGTGGTCATGTTTCCTCCAGTCCCAGCCGCCGCCAGTCCGACCGAGCAGGCGAGGAACAAATACTTTGAAGATGATTATTGTTCCAGAACACGAGGATCCTTCGCGCCGCTACCAACGGCCTCCGATTGGTGTGATGGCAACCATGTTCGGCTCGATGGCGCGAGCATCCTTGGCTGGCCTGCGACTTTCATAACGATTTAGGGCAGACGTACGCCACGACCACGGCCGAGGCGCAATTCGACCATCAACGGTACCAACCATTCTCTGACATCTTTTGCCGCGAGGAACTCGTCCATATGGGCGATTGCATACTCCAAGGTCTGCTCGGCGAGCGCTGTTGCGGCCTCCTGCGAGGCTGTGAGGCTCCGGGACCAGGCTGTCAGTTCGGGCAAGAAATCCACGACCTCGGTGTTGCCATTTGCTCTTGGACAATGATCGACAGGGCAAGTCGTGCTCAGTCTAAGTTCGAGTTCCCAAGTCTCCCGCGTCCCACCCATGTAAAGGTGGAGCGCGTGTCGGGCCAAACGCTGGCCCTCGTCACTTTGCCGAGCGATCTGCCGAGCATCTGCAACCCGGTTAAAAGCCGCGGAAACGACAGCGAAGCCATCAGGAAGTATGTATCCAGATCCGCGTCGATCAAACATGCGGGAGGCTCCGCGATTCTTGGGCAACCACGCCATCATATTTCCAACCGTGGGTGCCCGATCCCCGGCGACGGTTCAAGTATGCGCCGATTATGTCCTCGAGAATACCCCTTTTGGCATCATCCTTTCGGTTGAAGTTTCAATTGCGTCGGGGCCTTGCGGCGGGCGCCTCACGGTGCCCTGCGCGACCTCGTGTTCGCATCGGACGATAGTCCGATAGCCCCTGCAGACCATCGTCCGGGCTCTTCGGACTGAAGTCCGGCATCGGGAACGCCTATTCAGCGCCTGCGTTGGTTAGTCGTTCCCGCATAGAGAGTGGGGGCTGCAACATCGAGACTGGAGAAGAACATGAAGACGCTTTTCAGTTCCGCCTTCGCAGGTCTGTTTCTACTCGGCGCCTCGGGCATCGCCTTGGCGCAACAAACAGTTATTATCACCCCGGCCCAGGAAACGGTCGTGCGCGAGTACGTAAAGAAAAAGCCGATTGCTTCCATCTCTCTTCCCGGCGTGGAGCTCAATGTTGGCTCCGTCGTTCCGGAAAAGGTCGAACTCCATACTATTGATGCGCCGGACGTCAGCTATCGATATGTCGTCGTCGACAACCGCACCGTGCTGGTAGACCCCGGCACGCGCAAGATTATCCGGGTCATCGACTAACTTTTCAGAGGCTGTTTCTTTCCTTGGGAGGGAACAGCTTCGACCCTCAACGTGCGGCCACCTTGTCACTGACCAATTTTCCTTCTCCGTTTGAAAGAACGCGCTTATTGGCCGAATTACGAAACCCACCCTCCGACCCCTCAGTGAGAGCTTACGGTGCACCTTGAACGTGGCAAAGGCTGTTGCGCCTTGAGAGCGCGGTTCATGCCTCTATTTGCCCGCTATGAGGCGGTTCGCGGCAATTCGCGAATCCTTAAGGACTGGCGAAGATGAGTGCCGAGGAACGACGCCCGAGCTGGATTCGCGGCCGGGATGCTCAAGAGACGAAGGCGAGCTTCCCTGAGCTTTTTTTTGATCTGGTCTTCGTTTTTGGCCTTATTCAGCTTTCCCACACATTGGCTGCCGATTTTACGTCGGCAACGGCCGGCGAGGCACTCCTGCTCGTCCTTGCGATCTGGTGGCTTTGGATCAACACCACATGGGTGACCAATTTGTTAAACCCGGACAGCGATCCGGTCCGCTACATGCTCTTTGCTTCGATGTTCGCTGGCATCCTCATGGCGATTGCCCTTCCCAATGCGTTCGGCAACCACGCGTTTGCCTTTGCAGCCGCCTATTCGGCAATACAAATCGGGCGTTCGATTTTTACAGTTGCGGCATTCAGACGTGAGAGTGACGAGACTGCCGGCACCTTTGTCCGCATCACTCTTTGGGCAATGATTTCCGGGGCGCTGTGGATCGCCGGAGCATTCCTGCCCTTCGAGGCGAGAGTAATCGCCTGGATGACAGCCATCGCCACTGAATACGCGGCGCCTCTTCTTCACTATTGGGTTCCGGTCCTTGGAAGAGCGCCCCGACAAATGTTGATACTGTCCGGCGAGCACCTGGCGGAGCGGTGTGCGCTCTTTGTGATTATCTGTCTCGGCGAGACCATCTTGACGACCGGCCGAAACGCTGCGGACTACATGGGAGGGGATTTGACCTTCGTGGTTTTCTGCAGCGCCTTTGTCAGCACAGTTGCCATGTGGTGGGTTTACTTCAACGAAGGACAGGAGGCTGCGGCCGAAAAAGCCGACAATGCGGCCGAGCTGGAACCTGTCGCCCACAACCTCTTCACTTACGGGCACCTCCCGATCGTGGCGGGCATCATCTTGACGGCCGTGGGCCAAGATTATTCCCTCTCACACGCCCAGGAGGATGCCGATCTGAAGACGGCCTTTGTTGTGTTGGGCGGCCCGGCTCTCTTTCTGTGTGGGAGTATATGGGTGAAGGTCTCTGCGATCCGTCGCTTGCCGGTTTCTCACGCAGGAGCGCTTGTCACGATAGGGCTGCTCTTGGCAACGTTTCAATACTTCCCCACTTATCTGTTGAACCTTGGCGCTACAACCAGTCTCGTAACAGCAGCCACATGGGATTATGCCGCACTTCGATGGCCGTTCAAAGGAACGGGCAAGGCGCGCTGAATTGTTCGACCTTTAGCTTTCGAACTTCAAAATGCGGTCCGGGTCGGAACGATTGGCGGGGGAAGAAGGGCCGATTGTTGCTGAAGGGGGACACGTCTCCTGGAGCCGCTTTCCCGAAAAAAAAACGGCCCCGCCAGTGCGCGAGGCCGGTGAGGTAATCGTTCCTTGCCTTGGGCAACGATTGAGAATTTGCGTTCCTGTGACAATTCTAGGAGCCCATTTTGGGGCGCTGAGAAACGGGCCCGCAGCCCTTCGATGGGGGCAGGATTAGAAGGGTTATCCGAACCTAGGGTGCACGAAAAGGTTCCGCCATGGGACTTCAGTCCGATGACGCCTGCGCAAAGGTCTGAACTGCGTTGTCGGGAGGTCGCGTCGCGTTAATTTCTTACGACGCCAGGCGGTTGTCAAAGACCGGATTGAGGATCTGCGAATGTTCGAACGAAAATGCCATAATTCGTCAGCGGCAAAGTCCCCCACGTGCCTTCCAACGATTGTCATGCTGATCTCGATCTCGGTTGCGACCGCCTACCTCATGGCTGGAGACGCTCTGTCGAATGAAAGCGACCAGATGGTCGCCATCATCGGTGGAGACTTCGCAATAGCGTGTGCCGTGCAGCGAGGTGGTTGTACGACGTCGCTTCTTCATTCACCCGCGCTGGACTTGTGGACTGCGCTCCGTCAGCGGGCCGGTGTGCCGCGCATGGCTATGGGAGGGCGTTGAGAGTGCAGACAAGGGTTGGATCGATGCTGCTGGTTTAAGTCGCCTTCTTAAGGCTCGATCCCCTCCTGGCAGTTAAAAAAGTCGGGAACTTTTAGGCGAGACCTTCATCCAAGGGGATGCGGCATACGTGCCGATTTTGCGGTCCGTCGGCCGGCTACGAGGGGCGACCATGCCCGAGCGGACGATTTCGTTGGCGACTGCCCAGCCTGCTATGAAAGGCTAGACATGAGGCGTTTCACGATCGATACGAAATGCTTGGCTGGCTACAATGAAAACGGGCATGTCGACCGGGATGTGGAGGCGCTCGTCGAAGCGGCAAGAAAGGGGGAGGCCGATATTGCAATGCTTGCGTCAAGTTCCTCCGAGGTACACCCCTGCGGTCAACATCTTGCCCGGTTCGCCGATTTTCGCAAACGGATGATCGATGTCGGCCTGGGGACGATCTTTCTTCTGCCGCCGCTGGCAAAACACGGTTTTACGTTTCCGGGCTTTGGTGTGTTGGGCGATGAGGTCACCGTTCATCGGGAGCGACTTGTCTTCAAGGTCCTTTTTCCGGGAATGCACTCAAGGTGGTCTGACTATGCAGCGGCAAAGGGGTTGGACCGGAAGGACATAGCCAGTCCGGACGCTTGGAAATGGCGTGGCCGCCTTGGCGACGTCCAGGCGTTCTGGGCACATGAGTACAATCGACGGGATGTGTTTGTCACTTGCGACGAATGTTTCGGAAGACTGCCGGACCATCCCGAGTTTTCCAGGGCAATGGTAGTGACGCCATCACAGGCTATGCATATGTTGACGGTGAGCGGATAGGCCCCCAACTGCCGAAGTCAATAGACCGCTTCACCAAATGATGTCTTTTTGGGTATGCTGGTCAAGCAAACGCAATTTGCATTTGCTCCTTATCCGGGACGATGATCCTTGGTTGAGCACGAGGCGCTCCATGTGTTGCGTCTCTACGGGATTTAAAAGCGAAATGAGTTCATTGATCACGCCCGCTTTTTTCGAACGTGATGCCGCTACCGTTGCGGAAGCCTTGATCGGCAGTTTCCTTAAAATCGATGGAGTGGGTGGCAAAATCGTTGAAACCGAGGCTTATGGACGCGACGATCCTGCCTCGCACAGCTTCGGCGGCAAAACCATACGCAATAGCTCTATGTTTGGCCCAGCGGGCACGATCTATGTCTATAAATCCTATGGCTTGCATTGGTGTCTTAACTTCGTGTGCGAGGAAGCAAGTGCCGTGCTCATCCGGGCGCTCGAGCCATCTTCAGGCCTCGAAACGATGCGGCTGCGGCGCGGGACGCTCAACGACAGGATACTTTGCGCGGGGCCGGGGCGACTTTGCCAGGCGCTGGCAGTCACGCAGCACCTTAATGGTCGCTCTGTCTTTTCCCGTCCACTATGCCTTTCTCCTCGACAGGGTGTAATGGAGGTTTCCAAAGGGCCGCGCATCGGCATCAGCAAGGCGACCGATTTGCCGTGGCGCTTTGGAGCCCTGGGATCGATCTATTTGAGCCGTGGGTTTCCCTCGCCGACTTGTTGAGCGCGCGCCAGCTACTTGCGGGCGCGACTTCGGGGTTTTCGGTGGGCGCCGCTCTTGTTTTAGGCGGATTCGCCTTGGATGTGTCACGGCTTTTAGAGCGATCAGTGGTGAGCGTGCTGGTCGTTACGCTTGCGGGTGGCTGCCACCTTTTTGGCCGAAGCCGAGCGCTCGTCCTTGGAGCGATGAGCCGACGCCGCTCCGCCCTTGTGCCCGCCCTTTTTAGATGAGGCGTGGTGTTCGGCGTGACCCCGACCGGAACCCGATTTCTTACCGCCACCACTTTCCTTGTTTACCGTCGCCCAAGCGCGCCGCTCGGCCTCGCCTTTCGACACGCCGCGATCTTCGTATCCTTCCTCTATATGTTCAGCTTTACGTTTCTGTTTGTCCGTATAGGACGACTTGTCGCCGCGGGGCATTGTGCATCTCCTTGTTGCGGTTTGTTCAATCGATGCAAACCGATTCAAGCCAGCGATGTTCCAACCATTGATGCAAGGGCTTTCCGCTTCCGGTTGGAGCACTAGATCTCATCTTGCTCAACGGAGATCATTGAGGTGGGTAGACAAAGCGAGGACGTTCGGCGTGCTCAAGTCGGGTCGGTAGACCGTCTTGAGCCGGCTCCGATGGCAGGTGAAGCAGCCCGGGCGCTGGTGGAAGCGCTGATTGCCATGAAGCAGGGCGACTTCTCGGTAAGGATGAGGTCAGACCTGGACGGAGTTGCCGGAAAAATAGCCGATACGTTCAACGATATCATCGCCGCCAACCAGAAAATGGCGCAACAGCTCGAGCATGTCGGCCAGGTCGTTGGTCGGGACGGGCGCACGAGCACACGCGTCAGGTTCGGCCTTACCGATGGTTCGTGGTCGGCCATGGAAGGCTCGATCAATACCCTGATTGACGATCTTGTCTGGCCGACGGCGGCGGTCACTCGAACGATTGCCGCGGTCGCAAAAGGCGATCTCCTGCAAACCGTTCCGCTCGACGTCGATGGCCGGCCCTTGAAAGGTGAATTCCTGCGGTCGGCTGGCATCGTCAACACGATGATCAAACAGCTGAGTGTCTTCACGTCGGAAGTCACCCGGGTTGCTCGCGAGGTGGGTACGGACGGCAAGCTCGGCGGCCAGGCTCAGGTCCCCGAAGTGACCGGCGTCTGGAAAGACCTCACTGAAAGCGTCAACTCGATGGCGTCAAATCTTACGGCGCAAGTGCGCAACATCGCGGATGTTACGATCGCAGTTGCCAATGGAGACCTTTCCAAAAAGATCACCGTCGATGTCCGCGGTGAAATCCTGCAGCTGAAAGAGGCCATTAACACGATGGTCGACCAGTTGCGTTCCTTTGCATCGGAGGTGACCCGCGTTGCGCGCGAGGTTGGGACGGAAGGAAAGCTCGGGGGGCAGGCGCTTGTTCCCGGAGTCGCTGGCACGTGGAAGGACCTGACGGACTCTGTCAACGCTATGTGTGGCAACCTGACAGCACAGGTTCGAAACATTGCACAAGTGACGACTGCCGTTGCCAGAGGCGACCTTTCTCGCAAGATCACCGTCGACGTGTCGGGAGAAATTCTGGAGCTCAAGGAGACCATCAACACGATGGTCGATCAGCTAAACGGATTTGCCGGCGAAGTGACCCGCGTTGCCCGCGAAGTGGGCACCGAAGGACGCCTCGGTGGGCAGGCCCAGGTGCCAGGCGTGGCGGGGACCTGGAAGGATCTTACCGATAACGTCAACTCGATGGCTTCCAACCTGACAGCTCAGGTGCGCAACATCGCCGAGGTGTCCACAGCCATTGCCAACGGGGACCTGTCCAAGAAGATCACGGTTACCGTTTCGGGCGAAATCCTGGAACTCAAGGAAACCATCAACACGATGGTCGACCAGCTCAATGCGTTTGCATCCGAAGTAACGCGCGTGGCGCGTGAAGTTGGAACTGAGGGACGGCTCGGCGGCCAGGCGAATGTGCGCGGCGTTGCCGGCACGTGGAAGGACCTGACCGAAAACGTCAACTCGATGGCAGGAAATCTGACGGCACAAGTGCGCAACATCGCCGAAGTATCGACGGCAATCGCCAATGGCGATCTGTCCAAGAAGATCACCGTAGATGTCAAGGGCGAGATCCTCGAACTCAAGGAAACCATCAATACGATGGTGGACCGCCTGAACGCTTTTGCTTCCGAAGTCACGCGGGTGGCAAGAGAAGTCGGCACGGAAGGTCGCCTTGGCGGTCAGGCCAACGTGCGGGGTGTCGCCGGGACGTGGAAAGATCTGACGGATTCAGTCAATTCCATGGCATCGAACCTGACTGCTCAGGTCCGAAACATTGCCGAGGTCGCAACCGCCGTCGCACAAGGGGACCTGTCGAAGAAGATCACCGTTACGGTATCGGGCGAAATCCTGGAGCTCAAGGAAACCGTCAATACGATGGTCGACCAGTTGAACGGGTTTGCCGGGGAGGTGACGCGCGTTGCACGGGAGGTCGGCACGGAAGGGCGGCTCGGCGGCCAGGCAAACGTGCTCGGCGTTGCCGGCACGTGGAAGGACCTGACGGACTCCGTCAACTCGATGGCCGGAAACCTGACTGCGCAGGTTCGCAACATCGCCGAGGTGTCGACCGCCATCGCCAACGGCGACCTTTCGCGCAAGATCACCGTCGATGTGAGAGGGGAGATCCTGCAGCTGAAGGAAACGCTCAACACGATGGTGGACCAGTTGAACAGGTTCGCATCCGAAGTCACCCGTGTTGCCCGAGAAGTCGGAACCGAAGGCAAGCTCGGCGGACAAGCGCAGGTTCCAGGGGTCGCCGGAACCTGGAAGGATCTCACCGAGAACGTCAATTTCATGGCGTCCAACTTGACAGGCCAGGTCAGGAACATTGCCGAAGTCACCACTGCCGTCGCGCGAGGCGATCTTTCGCGCAAGATCACCGTCGATGTTCGCGGCGAGATCCTTCTCCTAAAGGACACCCTCAACACAATGGTCGATCAGCTGCGCTCCTTTGCGGGCGAGGTAACCCGCGTGGCGCGGGAGGTCGGAACCGACGGTCGCCTGGGCGGCCAGGCAGTCGTCCCCGGTGTAGCCGGCACATGGAAGGACCTAACCGACAACGTTAATCTGCTTGCCGCCAACCTCACGACCCAGGTCCGCAACATCGCGGAAGTCACGACGGCGGTCGCGCGTGGCGACCTGTCCCGGAAAATAACGGTGGACGTGAAGGGCGAAATTCTCGAACTCAAGAACACCATCAACACAATGGTGGATCAACTCAACGCCTTCGCCGGCGAAGTGACGCGCGTAGCGCGTGAAGTGGGAACGGAAGGCAAGCTTGGCGGTCAGGCGCAGGTGCCAGGTGTTGCCGGAACCTGGAAGGATCTGACCGACACGGTGAATGTCATGGCGGCCAATCTTACCGAGCAGGTCCGCGGCATCGTTAAGGTAGTAACGGCGGTCGCGAACGGCGATCTGAAGCAAAACCTGACGGTCGCGTCTAAGGGCGAAGTCGCGGCCCTTGCCGAAACTATAAACAATATGACCAACACCCTAGCGACCTTCGCCGATCAGGTCACCAGCGTTGCGCGCGAAGTAGGTGTCGAAGGCCGCCTCGGCGGGCAGGCGCATGTTCCCGGCACCGCGGGTACCTGGAAGGACCTGACAGGCAACGT harbors:
- a CDS encoding potassium transporter Kup — its product is MTTSLSETTSGAVDRRRFATLVLGAIGVVYGDIGTSPLYAFREALRPFAHDGVSHDEVVGLISLMIWTLTLIVTAKYVLFLLRADNDGEGGTLSLLALLMKKSTSHKSLLFFAGLIGAALFIGDAMITPALSVLSAVEGLKLVTPALGDYVLAISTTILLALFLVQSRGTAAVSSLFGPITVLWFLVMGAGGLAHIADDATILNAINPLHAVYFITHAGFVGLIVLGAVFLTVTGAEALYADLGHFGRQPIQFAWFALVFPSLALNYLGQGALVLSHPAAASDPFYLMFPEWALLPVVILATAATIIASQAVITGAFSLARQAIHLGFLPRLEICFTSETSTGQIYVPDVNTVLLVGILILIFAFGDSQSLATAYGISVTGAMVVTTLLSFQFVRDAWRWSTLSAAAFLMPLLVLESIFLCANLLKIHDGGYVPILIATTIMILMWTWRKGTLILREKATRNEIPLEGFIAAIERNSEHAPAQVPGTAVFLTSVPDKAPGVLLHNIKHNRVLHAHNVILTIKTASVPFVRERDRFVINRLSERFTRIELTFGFMDTQNVSKALALCKKAGFKFEIMSTSFFLGRRKLIADPNSGLPGWQDKLYIAMASAAIDPADYFSLPPNRVVELGEQVVI
- a CDS encoding DUF1236 domain-containing protein; protein product: MKTLFSSAFAGLFLLGASGIALAQQTVIITPAQETVVREYVKKKPIASISLPGVELNVGSVVPEKVELHTIDAPDVSYRYVVVDNRTVLVDPGTRKIIRVID
- a CDS encoding low temperature requirement protein A codes for the protein MSAEERRPSWIRGRDAQETKASFPELFFDLVFVFGLIQLSHTLAADFTSATAGEALLLVLAIWWLWINTTWVTNLLNPDSDPVRYMLFASMFAGILMAIALPNAFGNHAFAFAAAYSAIQIGRSIFTVAAFRRESDETAGTFVRITLWAMISGALWIAGAFLPFEARVIAWMTAIATEYAAPLLHYWVPVLGRAPRQMLILSGEHLAERCALFVIICLGETILTTGRNAADYMGGDLTFVVFCSAFVSTVAMWWVYFNEGQEAAAEKADNAAELEPVAHNLFTYGHLPIVAGIILTAVGQDYSLSHAQEDADLKTAFVVLGGPALFLCGSIWVKVSAIRRLPVSHAGALVTIGLLLATFQYFPTYLLNLGATTSLVTAATWDYAALRWPFKGTGKAR
- a CDS encoding DNA-3-methyladenine glycosylase gives rise to the protein MSSLITPAFFERDAATVAEALIGSFLKIDGVGGKIVETEAYGRDDPASHSFGGKTIRNSSMFGPAGTIYVYKSYGLHWCLNFVCEEASAVLIRALEPSSGLETMRLRRGTLNDRILCAGPGRLCQALAVTQHLNGRSVFSRPLCLSPRQGVMEVSKGPRIGISKATDLPWRFGALGSIYLSRGFPSPTC
- a CDS encoding plasmid stabilization protein, whose translation is MPRGDKSSYTDKQKRKAEHIEEGYEDRGVSKGEAERRAWATVNKESGGGKKSGSGRGHAEHHASSKKGGHKGGAASAHRSKDERSASAKKVAATRKRNDQHAHH
- a CDS encoding HAMP domain-containing protein, coding for MAGEAARALVEALIAMKQGDFSVRMRSDLDGVAGKIADTFNDIIAANQKMAQQLEHVGQVVGRDGRTSTRVRFGLTDGSWSAMEGSINTLIDDLVWPTAAVTRTIAAVAKGDLLQTVPLDVDGRPLKGEFLRSAGIVNTMIKQLSVFTSEVTRVAREVGTDGKLGGQAQVPEVTGVWKDLTESVNSMASNLTAQVRNIADVTIAVANGDLSKKITVDVRGEILQLKEAINTMVDQLRSFASEVTRVAREVGTEGKLGGQALVPGVAGTWKDLTDSVNAMCGNLTAQVRNIAQVTTAVARGDLSRKITVDVSGEILELKETINTMVDQLNGFAGEVTRVAREVGTEGRLGGQAQVPGVAGTWKDLTDNVNSMASNLTAQVRNIAEVSTAIANGDLSKKITVTVSGEILELKETINTMVDQLNAFASEVTRVAREVGTEGRLGGQANVRGVAGTWKDLTENVNSMAGNLTAQVRNIAEVSTAIANGDLSKKITVDVKGEILELKETINTMVDRLNAFASEVTRVAREVGTEGRLGGQANVRGVAGTWKDLTDSVNSMASNLTAQVRNIAEVATAVAQGDLSKKITVTVSGEILELKETVNTMVDQLNGFAGEVTRVAREVGTEGRLGGQANVLGVAGTWKDLTDSVNSMAGNLTAQVRNIAEVSTAIANGDLSRKITVDVRGEILQLKETLNTMVDQLNRFASEVTRVAREVGTEGKLGGQAQVPGVAGTWKDLTENVNFMASNLTGQVRNIAEVTTAVARGDLSRKITVDVRGEILLLKDTLNTMVDQLRSFAGEVTRVAREVGTDGRLGGQAVVPGVAGTWKDLTDNVNLLAANLTTQVRNIAEVTTAVARGDLSRKITVDVKGEILELKNTINTMVDQLNAFAGEVTRVAREVGTEGKLGGQAQVPGVAGTWKDLTDTVNVMAANLTEQVRGIVKVVTAVANGDLKQNLTVASKGEVAALAETINNMTNTLATFADQVTSVAREVGVEGRLGGQAHVPGTAGTWKDLTGNVNLLAANLTTQVRAIAEVATAVTKGDLTRSIQVEARGEVAELKDNINTMIGNLRLTTERNTEQDWLKTNLARFTNMLQGQRDLALVGKMLLSELAPLVGAHQGVIYQVDGEERQPTLSLLSAYADGTDATHPARLAFGQGLIGQCATDTRRILITNLPENVIPITSGVFSAPPKSAIVLPVQFEGQVKAVIELASAGDFTELQLSFLDQLTMSIGIVLNSIEATMQTEGLLKQSQQLATELQTQQKELQQTNEQLELKAQQLEERNVEVEGKNQEIEQARRALEEKATELALTSKYKSEFLANMSHELRTPLNSILILGQQLGDNPDGNLSARQVEFAKTIHGAGTDLLNLISDILDLSKIESGTVSVDAEEIFINNLLEVMSRPFRHEAENRNLSYAVEITQDVPKSIITDSKRLQQILKNLLSNAFKFTAEGGVTLKVALAKGWSCDHASLQHAPLVVAFEVVDTGIGILPEKQRIIFEAFQQADASTSRKYGGTGLGLAISRELANLLGGEIQLRSTPGIGSAFVLYLPLSYVGASTNARHLPASSNVVQLAEVAAARRADRTQEPVFDDRGVIGPGDAILLIVEDDPHYARVLVDLAHDNGFKVLVTTLGSEALDLAQEYKPAAISLDIFLPDMSGWTVLSHLKQSPATRHIPVQIISLDDDRQHGLTRGAFAFMTKPTTTDSVGKALSRLKSYAEPRRKQLLLVEDNEAERLSVTALLGDHDIDILSVGSGGEALSALKESPADCVVLDLTLPDMSGFEVLEKIRDDQDIGEVPVVVFTGRALTPAEDAQLRTMARSVVVKGVESPERLLDETALFLHRIVADMPPAMQALLEDLHSSDEDLLGVSVLLVDDDARNIFALSSVLERRGMRVLTATTGSEAIEVLGQEPTVAIVLMDIMMPGMDGYETMQVIRSDLKFRRLPILALTAKAMKGDREKCLEAGASDYLAKPVNTEQLLSALRMWLHR